The following coding sequences are from one Paenibacillus sp. FSL R5-0912 window:
- a CDS encoding carbohydrate binding domain-containing protein: MRASRYWRKITALLLGVLLMIPAAATNVSADIAATHVYHNHMPNFWAYYDLNSYNAAPAGSPIRYTYDGEVIQLKQNPPAGYTYYLPNGSPMPHDDLVSYYSHHAKTGAYLTWPWSVANTLHSNYPQAQMHVTMSGSVVNNVNSIIQQGNVSGYSNPAWGAPWKSAVDQLKTTNGSNMLDLIHFSGHHSMGPLVGNDYLLKDMIYHGATLAQPYFLGSSYKSSKGFFPTELGFSERIIPVLQKLGIQWSVIGNNHFSRTLKDYPLLNSPGTDTMVSPPNRSDLQNVSTVGSWVNEPMFNEQQVVYNKYPFASTAHWVRYVDPATGAESKVVGVPVAQAQSWEEGYLGQVKADVLKPYENLVAQKQIFVVAHDGDNSSGRAGSEETWRNAGNVTYASSGVTGMGIDEYLRNNTPAASDVVHVQDGSWIDTRDSSSDPTWYHWHLPFGIWKSQFASFNQVNGTSYAPKKNLSGVEEGMTVSFEKGYHYLERNFALLQASLNYAKTAEQIWLDEHPNYWKPVNPIDREVTYEGNQLNPWMISYPVKGNTASDYAGGANPAELAWYFLLPAMDSGFGYYDENVDDSVKPALSFNQSLYFSKPYVTQKLAKDKTGPSVWWPQRYPYNPGSANVSKAEGWTLQHFNNVFSIYTYAFDTSGISDIKVKVRAHRDKTADAADNTFKVYDPAGLAAAGISNIDPAKVGAWTEYPMTVRDLSTDINGVDWQPSSKAIMQKVPAKDIGNLYFSYISDYRDQLVDYYIEAKDAKGNVTKSDIQQVYVGAGKYTLANGKYTESMQGTVEGTHPFITDVPAVPDTEAPSVPANLQAAVVNASSALLTWNAATDNIRVTGYEIYRDGIKIGTSPSASYTDSGLSSSTTYEYKVKAYDASGNLSGLSALASATTPAGNNVTIYYKKGYTTPYIHYRPVAGTWTTAPGVAIPAAEMAGYNKITINIGSATQLEACFNNGSGTWDSNGGSNYLFGTGTWTYTPTGQIQAGAPDVPTATPTATPTVTPTAVPTATPTAVPTPTATPTATPTAVPTATPTAAPTPTATPTATPTATPTVTPTATPVPTATPVGNTATIYYKNTAYTNSYIHYKLDGASTWTTSPGVQMQASTFSGYKAITIELGTATGLTAAFNNGSGTWDSNGGSNYHFGAGSSSLVGGSLTTGEPRADSVTFRVTVPATTPASGPIYLTGSFNSWNAADPAYLLTKGSDGVYSITLSLPAGTAVTYKLTRGSWATVETSSGGADIANRALTPAGGAQTANLTVQRWKDQ; this comes from the coding sequence ATGAGAGCATCCCGGTATTGGCGCAAAATCACAGCCCTGCTGCTTGGTGTGCTTCTGATGATCCCGGCAGCAGCCACTAATGTCTCGGCAGATATTGCCGCTACGCATGTGTACCATAACCATATGCCGAATTTCTGGGCGTACTATGATTTGAACTCCTATAACGCTGCCCCGGCAGGAAGTCCGATCCGCTATACGTATGATGGTGAAGTCATCCAGTTGAAGCAGAACCCGCCTGCGGGATATACCTATTATTTGCCGAACGGCTCCCCGATGCCGCATGATGATCTGGTCTCCTATTATTCACATCACGCGAAGACAGGAGCGTACTTAACCTGGCCCTGGAGCGTGGCGAATACGCTGCACAGCAATTATCCCCAGGCACAGATGCATGTTACAATGTCCGGCTCGGTTGTAAATAACGTGAATAGTATTATTCAGCAGGGTAATGTAAGCGGATACAGTAATCCAGCTTGGGGTGCCCCCTGGAAGAGCGCCGTTGATCAGCTCAAAACAACAAATGGCAGCAACATGCTTGATCTGATCCATTTCTCCGGACATCACTCCATGGGTCCGCTGGTCGGCAACGACTATTTGCTCAAGGATATGATCTATCATGGAGCCACATTGGCTCAGCCTTATTTTCTCGGAAGCAGCTATAAGTCCTCTAAAGGGTTTTTCCCGACAGAGCTGGGTTTCTCTGAACGGATAATCCCCGTCCTTCAAAAGCTGGGCATCCAGTGGTCCGTTATCGGCAACAACCATTTTTCCCGCACGCTTAAGGACTATCCGCTGCTGAACAGTCCCGGCACGGATACGATGGTCTCACCGCCCAACCGCAGTGATCTGCAGAATGTCAGCACTGTAGGCTCCTGGGTAAATGAACCGATGTTCAACGAGCAGCAGGTTGTCTATAACAAGTATCCTTTTGCCTCCACAGCCCATTGGGTCCGCTATGTGGACCCGGCAACCGGGGCAGAATCCAAAGTGGTCGGCGTTCCGGTTGCACAGGCGCAGTCATGGGAAGAAGGATATTTGGGACAGGTAAAAGCGGATGTGCTTAAGCCGTATGAGAATCTGGTCGCGCAGAAGCAGATTTTTGTGGTGGCTCATGACGGGGATAATTCTTCGGGTAGGGCCGGCTCCGAGGAGACCTGGCGCAATGCCGGGAATGTCACCTATGCCAGCAGCGGTGTAACCGGAATGGGGATTGACGAGTATCTGCGCAATAATACACCAGCAGCCTCCGATGTTGTCCATGTTCAGGACGGCTCATGGATTGATACCCGGGATTCCTCCTCTGATCCGACCTGGTACCACTGGCATCTGCCGTTCGGCATCTGGAAAAGCCAGTTTGCCAGCTTCAATCAGGTGAACGGCACCTCTTATGCGCCGAAGAAGAATCTGTCCGGTGTCGAAGAAGGCATGACCGTATCCTTCGAGAAGGGTTACCATTATCTGGAGCGTAACTTCGCCTTGCTGCAGGCTTCCCTGAATTATGCCAAGACAGCCGAGCAGATCTGGCTGGATGAGCATCCGAATTACTGGAAGCCGGTTAATCCGATTGACCGTGAGGTGACTTACGAGGGCAATCAGCTCAACCCTTGGATGATCTCCTATCCGGTAAAAGGGAACACCGCAAGCGATTATGCCGGCGGCGCCAATCCGGCTGAATTGGCCTGGTATTTCCTGCTCCCGGCGATGGACTCCGGCTTCGGGTATTACGATGAGAATGTGGATGACAGCGTGAAGCCGGCACTGTCCTTCAATCAATCGCTGTATTTCTCCAAGCCTTATGTTACACAAAAGCTGGCCAAAGACAAAACCGGCCCCTCCGTATGGTGGCCGCAGCGTTACCCGTACAATCCGGGCAGCGCCAATGTCAGCAAGGCTGAAGGCTGGACGCTGCAGCATTTCAATAATGTGTTCTCCATCTATACCTACGCTTTCGACACCAGCGGAATCAGCGATATCAAGGTGAAGGTCCGGGCACACCGCGACAAGACGGCAGATGCTGCGGACAATACTTTCAAGGTCTATGACCCGGCGGGCCTGGCTGCAGCAGGAATATCCAATATTGACCCTGCCAAGGTCGGTGCCTGGACGGAATACCCGATGACAGTCCGCGATCTCAGCACGGATATCAACGGGGTCGACTGGCAGCCAAGCAGCAAGGCGATCATGCAGAAGGTTCCGGCTAAGGACATCGGCAATCTGTATTTCAGTTATATCTCGGATTATCGTGACCAGCTGGTGGACTACTATATTGAAGCCAAAGACGCTAAGGGTAATGTAACGAAAAGCGATATCCAGCAGGTCTACGTCGGAGCAGGAAAATATACATTGGCAAACGGAAAATATACTGAGAGCATGCAGGGAACCGTTGAGGGCACGCATCCGTTTATTACCGATGTGCCTGCAGTTCCGGACACGGAAGCCCCGTCTGTGCCGGCTAATCTTCAGGCAGCTGTGGTCAATGCCTCCTCGGCCTTGCTGACATGGAATGCAGCTACCGATAATATCCGTGTGACAGGTTATGAGATCTATCGCGATGGCATCAAGATCGGTACATCACCGTCTGCTTCGTATACAGACAGCGGCTTGTCCTCCTCTACGACGTATGAATACAAGGTCAAAGCTTATGATGCTTCGGGCAATCTGTCCGGACTGAGTGCGCTTGCATCCGCCACAACACCGGCGGGGAATAATGTGACGATCTATTACAAGAAGGGCTACACCACACCGTACATTCACTACCGTCCGGTTGCGGGTACCTGGACGACTGCGCCGGGCGTAGCGATTCCTGCGGCTGAAATGGCGGGCTATAACAAAATCACGATCAATATCGGCTCCGCCACCCAGCTGGAAGCCTGCTTCAATAACGGCAGCGGTACTTGGGACAGTAACGGCGGCAGCAATTATCTGTTCGGCACCGGCACCTGGACCTATACCCCTACCGGGCAAATCCAGGCGGGCGCCCCGGATGTTCCGACGGCCACGCCGACCGCCACGCCAACGGTTACGCCGACAGCGGTGCCAACGGCTACGCCGACAGCGGTACCAACGCCAACCGCAACACCAACAGCCACACCGACCGCGGTGCCAACGGCTACGCCGACAGCGGCACCAACGCCAACCGCAACACCAACAGCCACACCGACCGCGACACCAACGGTTACACCGACCGCAACCCCGGTGCCAACCGCCACTCCGGTAGGGAATACAGCGACAATCTACTACAAGAATACGGCCTATACCAACTCTTATATCCATTACAAGCTGGATGGGGCAAGCACCTGGACGACCTCGCCGGGCGTGCAGATGCAGGCATCCACATTCAGCGGCTACAAAGCGATTACCATCGAGCTCGGAACCGCGACCGGACTTACTGCAGCGTTCAATAACGGCAGCGGAACCTGGGACAGCAATGGCGGCAGCAATTATCACTTTGGCGCGGGCAGCTCAAGCCTTGTGGGGGGAAGTCTTACCACCGGAGAACCTCGAGCGGACAGCGTGACCTTCCGGGTCACTGTTCCGGCCACCACTCCAGCGAGCGGGCCTATCTATCTGACCGGGTCGTTCAACAGCTGGAATGCGGCTGACCCCGCATACCTGCTGACCAAGGGCAGTGACGGAGTCTATTCCATCACCCTGAGCCTTCCGGCAGGGACAGCAGTGACGTATAAGCTGACGCGCGGCAGCTGGGCTACGGTAGAGACCTCATCCGGTGGAGCAGATATTGCGAACCGTGCGCTCACGCCGGCGGGCGGCGCACAGACCGCCAACCTGACCGTGCAGCGCTGGAAGGATCAGTAA
- a CDS encoding carbohydrate binding domain-containing protein encodes MKRKHWLIPVLITSMVLSITMNLFVLPPVKVEAASIGTVTENDTIYQIMVDRFNDGDSSNNATGAAIRYGETSEEDFRYMKGGDWQGVINKLPYIHNMGYTAIWISPVAEPQMTNRENNGTGKNTAYHGYNVKDPNAANPYFGTKEKLKELVDSAHALGIKVIIDVVPNHIGDYMLGTQAYYDIPALQPVAPFNNPAWYHHNGDINWSLADGRYDQWAQDYLENHDLGGLDDIDFDVPAAKQAIFSSIKGWFDYTGADGARVDAAKLMKPTDIGELQTLLGVNTFGENFDGNAEFVSRWVGSSKEWGMLDFPLFFSVLNSFAYGQSFDSNVKSTLALDSYYNGNANHMVTFIDNHDRNRFLTEAGGSVEKLQNALSFIFTVRGTPVVFQGTEQNKGNGNGQIMTGGIADTWNRWSMVKRDASGNVVENYFNENASTYKHVAKLNEIRKNNPALRTGTQREMWSAQNLYAFSRRIDSGTHVGQEVISAFSNASGGSQTVTIPLRAESTLTVGTVLINQLNTSDTVTVQSGGATGKQITVTLGANSAKIYSKTQPIVDTQAPTVPTNVTATVQNASSAIVSWSASTDNAGVTGYEIYRNGVKIGTSATTSYTDNGLSGSTNYSYTIKAYDAAANLSAFSAAALIVTPAGNSVTIYYKQGYTTPYIHYRPAAGTWTTAPGVAIPAAEVAGYNKITINIGAATQLEACFNNGSGTWDSNGGSNYLFGTGTWMYIPTGTIQAGGPAGPTATPTVTPTPTATPTATSTATPTPTATPTATPTATPTVTPTATPVPTATPVGNTATIYYKNTAYTNSYIHYKLDGASTWTTSPGVQMQASTFSGYKAITIELGTATGLTAAFNNGSGTWDSNGGSNYHFGAGSSSLVGGSLTTGEPQADSVTFRVTVPATTPASGPVYLTGSFNSWNAADPAYLLTKGSDGVYSITLSLPAGTAVTYKLTRGSWATVETSSGGADIANRALTPAGGAQTVNLTVQRWKDQ; translated from the coding sequence ATGAAACGTAAACATTGGCTTATCCCCGTCCTTATCACATCTATGGTTCTTTCGATCACGATGAATTTATTTGTTCTGCCTCCAGTTAAGGTTGAAGCGGCCAGTATCGGCACGGTTACAGAGAATGACACGATTTATCAGATTATGGTTGACCGTTTCAATGACGGAGACTCCTCCAATAATGCCACAGGAGCCGCCATCCGCTATGGGGAGACCTCTGAAGAGGATTTCCGCTATATGAAGGGTGGAGACTGGCAGGGAGTTATCAATAAGCTCCCCTATATCCATAATATGGGCTATACGGCGATCTGGATCTCTCCGGTTGCCGAACCGCAGATGACTAACCGGGAGAATAACGGAACAGGGAAGAACACAGCTTACCACGGATACAATGTCAAAGACCCTAATGCGGCCAACCCTTATTTCGGTACAAAAGAGAAGCTTAAAGAGCTGGTTGATTCAGCGCATGCGCTCGGAATCAAGGTCATCATCGACGTGGTTCCGAACCATATCGGCGATTATATGCTGGGAACCCAGGCTTATTATGATATCCCGGCATTGCAGCCGGTAGCCCCTTTCAATAATCCGGCCTGGTATCACCATAACGGGGATATCAACTGGTCGCTGGCAGACGGACGATATGATCAGTGGGCCCAGGATTATTTGGAGAATCACGATCTGGGCGGACTGGATGATATCGACTTCGATGTTCCTGCCGCCAAGCAGGCCATCTTCAGCTCGATTAAAGGCTGGTTTGATTATACAGGTGCGGATGGTGCCCGCGTTGATGCCGCCAAGCTGATGAAGCCGACGGATATCGGGGAGCTGCAGACGCTGCTGGGCGTGAACACCTTCGGAGAGAATTTTGACGGCAATGCCGAATTTGTCTCCCGCTGGGTAGGCAGCAGCAAGGAGTGGGGCATGCTCGATTTCCCGCTATTCTTCTCTGTCTTGAACAGCTTTGCTTATGGACAATCCTTCGATTCTAATGTTAAGAGTACACTGGCTCTTGATTCCTATTACAACGGCAATGCGAATCATATGGTTACCTTCATTGATAATCATGACCGCAACCGTTTCCTGACAGAAGCCGGAGGCAGTGTAGAGAAGCTGCAGAATGCCTTGTCCTTCATCTTCACTGTGCGCGGAACCCCGGTGGTGTTCCAGGGGACAGAACAGAACAAAGGCAACGGGAACGGCCAGATCATGACTGGCGGCATTGCCGATACATGGAACCGCTGGTCCATGGTGAAGCGTGATGCAAGCGGCAACGTGGTGGAGAATTATTTCAATGAGAACGCCAGCACCTACAAGCATGTAGCCAAGCTTAACGAAATCCGCAAAAATAATCCTGCGCTGCGCACCGGCACCCAGCGTGAAATGTGGTCTGCCCAGAATCTGTACGCGTTCTCCCGCCGGATTGACAGCGGGACCCATGTGGGACAGGAAGTCATCTCCGCATTCAGTAATGCTTCGGGCGGGTCGCAGACGGTTACGATTCCGCTGCGCGCTGAGAGCACTCTTACTGTAGGGACGGTACTGATTAACCAGTTGAACACCTCTGACACGGTAACCGTGCAATCAGGCGGCGCGACCGGCAAACAGATTACGGTTACTCTTGGTGCGAATTCCGCCAAAATCTATTCGAAGACACAGCCTATTGTGGATACTCAGGCTCCGACTGTACCAACGAATGTAACAGCCACTGTGCAGAATGCATCCAGTGCGATTGTAAGCTGGTCAGCTTCCACGGATAATGCCGGAGTTACAGGGTACGAGATTTACCGTAATGGAGTCAAGATTGGAACCTCGGCAACTACCTCTTACACAGACAACGGCTTGTCTGGCAGTACAAACTACTCGTATACAATAAAAGCGTATGACGCCGCCGCCAATCTGTCGGCTTTCAGTGCAGCTGCCCTGATCGTCACGCCTGCCGGAAATAGTGTGACGATCTATTACAAGCAGGGCTACACCACACCTTATATCCATTACCGCCCGGCTGCGGGCACCTGGACGACTGCGCCGGGTGTAGCGATTCCTGCGGCTGAAGTGGCAGGTTACAACAAAATCACCATCAATATCGGTGCAGCCACCCAGCTGGAAGCCTGCTTCAACAACGGCAGCGGCACCTGGGACAGCAACGGCGGCAGCAATTATCTGTTCGGAACGGGCACGTGGATGTATATTCCGACAGGAACGATCCAGGCAGGGGGGCCGGCCGGGCCGACTGCGACACCAACGGTGACGCCAACGCCGACCGCAACACCAACAGCTACATCGACCGCGACACCAACGCCAACCGCAACACCAACAGCCACACCGACCGCGACACCAACGGTTACACCGACAGCAACCCCTGTGCCAACCGCCACTCCGGTAGGGAATACAGCGACGATCTACTACAAGAATACGGCCTATACCAACTCTTATATCCATTACAAGCTGGATGGGGCAAGCACCTGGACGACCTCGCCGGGCGTGCAGATGCAGGCATCCACATTCAGCGGCTACAAAGCGATTACCATCGAGCTCGGAACCGCGACCGGACTTACTGCAGCGTTCAATAACGGCAGCGGAACCTGGGACAGCAATGGCGGCAGCAATTATCACTTTGGCGCGGGCAGCTCAAGCCTTGTGGGGGGAAGTCTTACCACCGGAGAACCTCAGGCGGACAGCGTGACCTTCCGGGTCACTGTTCCGGCCACCACTCCAGCGAGCGGGCCTGTCTATCTGACCGGGTCGTTCAACAGCTGGAATGCGGCTGACCCCGCATATCTGCTGACCAAGGGCAGTGACGGAGTCTATTCCATCACCCTGAGCCTTCCGGCAGGGACAGCAGTGACGTATAAGCTGACGCGCGGCAGCTGGGCTACGGTAGAGACCTCATCCGGTGGAGCAGATATTGCGAACCGAGCGCTCACGCCGGCGGGCGGCGCACAGACCGTCAACCTGACCGTGCAGCGCTGGAAGGATCAATAG
- the yfbR gene encoding 5'-deoxynucleotidase encodes MNYHFSAYLYRLQYIQRWSLMRSTAPENVAQHSFQVALLAHMLCTIGNVHFGRSLNADRASTMALFHDATEVFTGDIATPVKHNNPRLLSSFREMERVAAERLAAMIPPELSAVYAPLLQPQDSPPGSEDAGLLRYVKAADVLDAYLKCVWETAAGNREFAAAREQTGAKLHGLALPELEYFLTHMAPGFELSLDELSSRMRPEKPAD; translated from the coding sequence TTGAACTACCATTTCTCTGCCTATCTCTACCGGCTGCAATATATCCAGCGCTGGAGCCTCATGCGCAGCACCGCCCCGGAGAACGTGGCGCAGCATTCGTTCCAGGTGGCCCTGCTGGCGCACATGCTGTGCACCATCGGCAATGTCCACTTCGGCCGGTCGCTGAACGCCGACCGCGCATCCACAATGGCGTTGTTCCACGACGCCACCGAGGTATTCACCGGCGACATCGCCACGCCGGTGAAGCATAACAACCCGCGGCTGCTGTCCAGCTTCCGCGAGATGGAGCGGGTCGCCGCTGAACGCCTCGCGGCGATGATCCCGCCGGAGCTGAGCGCAGTCTATGCGCCGCTCCTGCAGCCGCAGGACAGCCCGCCCGGCTCTGAGGATGCCGGACTGCTGCGCTACGTCAAGGCGGCGGATGTGCTCGACGCATATCTGAAATGCGTCTGGGAAACCGCCGCAGGCAACCGCGAATTCGCGGCCGCCCGGGAGCAGACAGGCGCGAAGCTGCACGGGCTTGCCCTGCCGGAGTTGGAGTATTTCCTAACTCATATGGCTCCGGGGTTTGAGCTGTCGCTGGACGAGCTGTCTTCAAGAATGCGCCCGGAGAAGCCAGCCGACTAG
- a CDS encoding fumarate hydratase codes for MQHFEDSIYNLIVETSTNLPGDVRRAVAKGRALEDRATRSGLALTTIAQNIGMAELQVSPICQDTGMPTFIIHTPVGVNQIEMKKDIHSAIIRATKNGKLRPNSVDSLTGENSGDNLGPGTPVIHFEQWEEEGIDVRLILKGGGCENKNIQYSLPAELEGLGKAGRDLDGIRKCILHSVYQAQGQGCSAGFIGVGIGGDRTTGYELAKKQLFRKVEDVNPTQDLGKLEDYIMENANKLGIGTMGFGGEVTLLGCKIGVMNRLPASFFVSVAYNCWAFRRQGILVNPATGDIKEWLYESGTGISVDGEEALVQVAEPVAVSAADGVSQGMIPEDATIPAAPAILSGTGEAASDAVVPGNGKEIEPAAAGSAASGGSREIRLTTPISEEDIRSLRVGDVVILSGEMHTGRDALHKYLMDHDAPVDLNGAVIYHCGPVMLKDEEGWHVKAAGPTTSIREEPYQGDIIKKFGIRAVIGKGGMGPKTLKALGEHGGVYLNAIGGAAQYYAECIKKVNAVDFMEFGIPEAMWHLQVDGFAAIVTMDAHGNSLHADVEKDSAAKLAQFREPVFK; via the coding sequence ATGCAGCATTTTGAAGACAGCATTTATAATCTGATCGTAGAGACCTCCACGAATTTGCCGGGTGATGTACGCCGGGCGGTTGCTAAAGGGCGTGCGCTGGAAGACCGGGCGACCCGCTCCGGACTGGCACTGACCACGATTGCCCAGAATATCGGCATGGCCGAGCTCCAGGTATCGCCGATTTGCCAGGATACAGGGATGCCGACTTTTATAATTCATACGCCGGTTGGCGTGAATCAGATAGAGATGAAGAAGGATATTCATAGCGCGATAATCCGGGCGACGAAGAACGGCAAGCTGCGGCCCAATTCCGTAGATTCCCTTACAGGCGAGAACAGCGGGGACAATCTGGGTCCAGGCACGCCGGTGATTCATTTCGAGCAGTGGGAAGAGGAAGGCATTGATGTAAGGCTCATTCTGAAGGGCGGCGGCTGCGAGAATAAGAATATTCAGTACAGTCTCCCGGCAGAGCTGGAAGGTCTGGGCAAAGCCGGACGAGATCTAGACGGCATTCGCAAATGTATTCTTCATTCGGTCTATCAGGCGCAGGGCCAGGGCTGCAGTGCAGGCTTCATTGGCGTAGGCATCGGCGGTGACCGTACAACGGGTTATGAGCTGGCGAAGAAGCAGCTGTTCCGCAAGGTCGAGGATGTGAATCCCACCCAAGATCTGGGCAAGCTGGAAGATTACATCATGGAGAATGCCAACAAGCTCGGGATCGGCACGATGGGCTTCGGCGGTGAAGTTACGCTGTTAGGCTGCAAAATCGGAGTTATGAACCGTCTGCCGGCGAGCTTCTTTGTCTCGGTAGCTTATAATTGCTGGGCCTTCCGCCGTCAGGGGATACTGGTGAATCCGGCAACCGGGGACATTAAGGAATGGCTCTATGAGAGCGGCACAGGTATTTCTGTTGATGGGGAAGAGGCTTTAGTGCAAGTAGCTGAACCGGTAGCGGTCTCTGCTGCTGATGGTGTTTCGCAGGGCATGATTCCAGAGGATGCAACGATTCCTGCGGCTCCGGCTATCTTGTCAGGAACTGGGGAAGCTGCTTCTGATGCTGTTGTCCCCGGTAACGGCAAGGAAATCGAACCTGCTGCCGCAGGCTCTGCCGCATCGGGTGGTTCGCGCGAAATCCGCCTGACCACACCGATCAGCGAGGAGGATATCCGCAGCCTGCGCGTTGGTGATGTAGTTATTCTCTCCGGCGAGATGCACACCGGCCGCGATGCCCTGCACAAATATCTGATGGATCACGACGCCCCCGTGGACTTGAACGGTGCGGTCATCTATCACTGTGGCCCGGTCATGCTGAAGGATGAGGAGGGCTGGCATGTGAAGGCTGCAGGTCCGACCACCAGCATCCGCGAGGAGCCTTATCAAGGCGATATCATTAAGAAATTCGGCATCCGTGCCGTAATCGGCAAAGGCGGGATGGGCCCGAAAACGTTGAAGGCATTAGGCGAACACGGCGGCGTCTATCTCAACGCCATTGGCGGTGCAGCCCAGTACTATGCAGAATGCATTAAGAAGGTTAACGCGGTTGATTTCATGGAGTTCGGAATTCCGGAGGCCATGTGGCATCTGCAGGTGGACGGATTCGCTGCAATCGTCACCATGGATGCGCATGGCAACAGCCTGCATGCCGATGTGGAGAAGGATTCCGCGGCCAAGCTGGCCCAGTTCCGGGAGCCGGTATTTAAATAA
- the thiH gene encoding 2-iminoacetate synthase ThiH, with product MSFYDRLNRMDKHSYEGVWKQYTALDVKRALRLEQLDEDGLMALLSPAAEPYLEEMAQKAHRLTRAQFGHVMQLFTPMYVADFCVNHCTYCSFSSIYDFPRKKLTLEEVRREAETIAATGLRHILILTGESRNQSPANYVKDCVEVLRGYFSSVSIEVNPLTTKEYADLRQAGVDGLTLYQEVYHQETYRKLHVKGPKRVYRNRLDAPERGCLAGFRSVNIGALLGMYEWRQEALATALHARYLQDKYPECEIGLSIPRFRPYLGEFNPESDVTDRALVQIILAYRLFLPRSGISLSTREPAALRDHLVHLGITKMSAGVSTEVGGHSLEGGTPQFEISDNRSVHEIKEMLETKGLQPVFKDWDILDEPLAMP from the coding sequence ATGAGCTTTTATGATAGGCTGAACCGGATGGACAAGCATTCCTATGAGGGGGTATGGAAGCAGTATACTGCGCTCGATGTGAAGCGGGCACTTCGTCTGGAGCAGTTGGACGAGGACGGGCTGATGGCATTGCTGTCACCGGCAGCAGAGCCTTACCTGGAAGAGATGGCGCAGAAGGCGCATAGACTGACACGTGCTCAATTCGGTCATGTGATGCAGCTGTTTACACCGATGTATGTGGCTGATTTCTGCGTCAACCATTGTACCTACTGCAGCTTTAGCTCTATCTATGATTTTCCGCGCAAAAAACTGACACTGGAGGAGGTCCGGCGGGAAGCGGAAACGATCGCAGCCACAGGGCTGCGCCACATTCTGATTCTGACCGGAGAATCCCGGAATCAAAGTCCGGCCAATTACGTGAAAGACTGCGTGGAGGTGCTCCGCGGCTATTTCTCTTCAGTCAGCATTGAAGTGAATCCGCTCACTACCAAAGAATACGCTGACCTCAGACAGGCAGGAGTAGACGGTCTGACGCTGTATCAGGAGGTCTATCATCAGGAAACCTACCGCAAGCTGCATGTGAAGGGCCCCAAGCGGGTGTACCGCAACCGTCTGGATGCGCCCGAGCGCGGCTGCCTGGCCGGATTCCGCTCGGTAAATATCGGAGCCCTGCTGGGAATGTACGAATGGCGTCAGGAGGCTCTCGCGACTGCACTGCACGCCAGGTATTTGCAGGACAAGTATCCGGAGTGCGAAATCGGTTTGTCCATTCCCCGTTTTCGGCCGTACCTGGGGGAATTTAATCCAGAGAGTGATGTAACCGACCGTGCACTGGTGCAGATTATACTGGCCTACCGCCTGTTTCTGCCGCGTTCCGGTATTTCACTGTCCACGCGGGAGCCGGCAGCCCTGCGCGATCATCTGGTCCATCTCGGCATCACCAAGATGTCTGCAGGGGTATCCACCGAAGTAGGCGGACATTCCCTGGAAGGCGGGACTCCGCAGTTTGAAATCTCGGACAACCGCAGCGTGCATGAGATTAAGGAGATGCTAGAGACAAAAGGGCTGCAGCCGGTGTTCAAGGACTGGGACATCCTGGATGAGCCTTTAGCCATGCCTTAA
- a CDS encoding thiazole synthase encodes MQDPLVIGGVTITSRLFIGTGKYSRNTLIPEVIARSGSQVITVALRRVDPESKENIISHIPSHMTLLPNTSGARTAEEAVRIARLARSAGLGDWVKIEVINDQKYLLPDNTETIRATEILAAEGFVVLPYMSPDLSAALRLKAAGAAAVMPLGAPIGSNRGLQTKELIRILISETGLPIIVDAGIGRPSEAAEAMEMGAAAVLLNTAIATARDPQLMAEAFREAVSAGRKAYLAGLGPVEETAAASSPLTGFLA; translated from the coding sequence ATGCAAGATCCATTGGTAATTGGAGGAGTTACTATAACGAGCAGACTGTTCATCGGGACCGGAAAATACAGCCGCAACACCCTTATTCCCGAAGTGATTGCCCGCTCGGGATCACAGGTTATTACGGTTGCCCTGCGCCGGGTAGATCCGGAGAGCAAGGAGAATATCATCAGCCATATTCCTTCCCACATGACCCTGCTGCCCAATACCTCTGGTGCACGCACCGCAGAGGAAGCGGTACGCATTGCCAGGCTGGCAAGGTCAGCGGGGCTGGGAGACTGGGTGAAGATTGAGGTTATCAATGATCAGAAATATCTGCTGCCTGATAATACCGAGACGATCAGAGCCACGGAAATCTTAGCTGCTGAGGGTTTCGTTGTTCTGCCCTACATGAGTCCTGATCTGTCAGCCGCACTCCGGCTGAAGGCGGCCGGAGCTGCAGCCGTCATGCCGCTGGGAGCGCCAATCGGCTCTAACCGCGGGCTGCAGACCAAGGAGCTGATCCGGATTCTGATATCAGAAACGGGTCTGCCCATCATCGTGGATGCTGGTATTGGCAGACCCTCCGAAGCTGCTGAGGCGATGGAAATGGGCGCAGCCGCTGTGCTGCTGAACACGGCAATTGCCACCGCCCGGGACCCGCAGCTGATGGCGGAGGCATTCCGCGAAGCGGTGTCGGCGGGGCGGAAGGCCTATCTGGCCGGGCTGGGTCCGGTGGAAGAGACAGCCGCAGCTTCTTCGCCGCTGACCGGATTTCTGGCCTGA